The following are from one region of the Staphylococcus argenteus genome:
- a CDS encoding type I toxin-antitoxin system Fst family toxin, whose translation MFNLLINIMTTAISGCLVAFFAHWLRTRNNKKGDK comes from the coding sequence ATGTTCAATTTATTGATTAACATCATGACTACAGCTATAAGCGGCTGTCTTGTTGCGTTTTTTGCACATTGGTTACGAACGCGCAACAATAAAAAAGGTGACAAATAA